The following proteins are co-located in the Telopea speciosissima isolate NSW1024214 ecotype Mountain lineage chromosome 9, Tspe_v1, whole genome shotgun sequence genome:
- the LOC122638963 gene encoding toll/interleukin-1 receptor-like protein, which translates to MDSSSGASSSSSSASSRRPSSSSYDVFINFRGPDTRASFVSLLYKALIKDGINAYKDSEDLWEGDEICPSLLRAIRKSEISIPVISENYAESKYCLLELAEIWECHKSNAQTILPVFIDVEPRNVRHQTGSFEVPFQEHQRKYKSDDVERWKNALKEVGNLKGWTFKRDKATIE; encoded by the coding sequence ATGGATTCATCATCAGGGGCTAGTAGTAGTTCTTCATCTGCGTCGTCCCgtcgtccttcttcttcttcttatgatgTGTTCATCAATTTCAGAGGTCCAGATACTCGCGCAAGCTTTGTCAGTCTGCTTTACAAAGCTCTAATAAAAGATGGAATCAATGCCTACAAAGATAGCGAAGATCTCTGGGAAGGAGATGAGATTTGCCCATCTCTTCTAAGAGCAATCCGAAAGTCTGAAATCTCGATTCCTGTCATCTCTGAAAATTATGCAGAGAGCAAATATTGTCTCTTGGAACTTGCTGAGATTTGGGAGTGCCATAAATCTAATGCTCAAACCATTCTACCTGTATTCATTGATGTTGAACCACGAAATGTTCGACATCAGACCGGAAGTTTTGAGGTTCCATTTCAGGAACACCAGAGGAAGTATAAGTCTGATGATGTAGAGCGTTGGAAGAATGCTTTGAAAGAGGTGGGGAATCTAAAGGGATGGACTTTCAAGAGGGACAAAGCAACCATTGAGTAA